One Polypterus senegalus isolate Bchr_013 chromosome 10, ASM1683550v1, whole genome shotgun sequence DNA segment encodes these proteins:
- the LOC120536293 gene encoding induced myeloid leukemia cell differentiation protein Mcl-1-like, with amino-acid sequence MSDFPKSTKTMEDGEFDDYLEEAGSVSQLQMLSSKNCLKLGEGTNVDSCRPSTQDATSRPVDSVQYGRRPVSKFEKETRELIAAYLFRSAGLPHSCSRTGRKPFDILVGVGDRIIENNKSFFNEALQTIDVSQKELLEYMTSLAQAMLTERVLKWRHVTGFIIFGSAVAKHLKQVNLEHCILPLADHISALLLKHCKDWIVKNRAWEGFADFYHFVVHEPEIWRFRITFLGLAFLAAGLVSLFELM; translated from the exons atgtctgACTTTCCGAAAAGCACGAAAACGATGGAGGATGGCGAGTTTGACGATTATTTGGAAGAGGCGGGTTCGGTCTCACAGCTTCAGATGTTATCGTCGAAGAATTGCTTGAAACTGGGCGAGGGCACCAACGTAGACAGCTGTCGTCCATCTACTCAGGATGCGACTTCAAGACCCGTGGACAGCGTTCAGTATGGACGCAGGCCAGTTTCCAAATTCGAGAAGGAAACCCGGGAGCTGATTGCGGCTTACTTATTCCGATCAGCCGGATTGCCCCACTCATGTAGCCGCACTGGAAGGAAACCTTTCGACATTCTTGTTGGTGTTGGGGATCGAATAATCGAaaacaacaaatcattttttaacg AAGCTCTGCAGACGATCGATGTCTCCCAGAAGGAACTCCTTGAGTACATGACCAGTCTTGCTCAAGCCATGCTCACTGAGAGAGTATTGAAATGGAGACATGTTACAGGCTTCATAATATTTGGGTCAGCTGTAGCCAAACACCTAAAGCAAGTCAACCTGGAGCATTGCATCCTGCCCTTGGCAGACCACATTTCTGCCTTACTGCTTAAACATTGTAAGGATTGGATTGTGAAAAATAGAGCTTGG GAAGGCTTTGCAGACTTCTATCACTTTGTAGTCCATGAACCAGAAATTTGGCGGTTCCGAATCACCTTTTTAGGATTGGCGTTCCTTGCAGCTggccttgtttctttgtttgagttaatgtga